In one Populus nigra chromosome 12, ddPopNigr1.1, whole genome shotgun sequence genomic region, the following are encoded:
- the LOC133670022 gene encoding uncharacterized protein LOC133670022, which translates to MAHSFYITPATTARPTVAKSKKTSPVPSPGFQRVRACHGDSRPFSDNKLVHRRTIALGLAGALTGLNIGGCNANAAARRPPPPPPGEKKDPSISGLQAKVLASKKRKEAMKEEVARLREKGKAVNEPSE; encoded by the exons ATGGCTCATTCATTTTACATAACACCAGCTACCACAGCAAGACCTACTGTAGCCAAATCTAAGAAGACATCACCTGTTCCATCTCCAGGGTTTCAAAGAGTGAGGGCTTGCCATGGAGATTCCAGGCCATTTTCAGATAACAAACTTGTCCATCGCAG GACAATAGCATTGGGCTTGGCTGGTGCTCTGACGGGTTTGAACATCGGTGGTTGCAATGCAAATGCAGCAGCCAGAAGgccaccacctccaccaccaggGGAGAAAAAGGACCCTAGTATAAGCGGTTTGCAAGCAAAAGTACTAGCTAGCAAGAAGAGGAAAGAAGCTATGAAAGAAGAGGTGGCCAGattaagagaaaaaggaaaggcaGTAAACGAACCATCTGAATAG
- the LOC133670021 gene encoding 14 kDa proline-rich protein DC2.15-like: MASRALASTALFLALNILFFTLVSSSDCQGKPEGPKHQPSPSTTPKVKPPKSKSTCPRDALKLQACANVLNLAKVLIGEKEKATCCSLIDGLVDLEAAVCLCTRVKADLLGLIKLDIPVAVEILLNECNRKVAEKFKCPSY; encoded by the coding sequence ATGGCTTCAAGAGCACTAGCCTCCACTGCCCTTTTCCTCGCCCTCAACATTCTATTCTTCACTTTGGTGAGTTCTAGTGATTGCCAAGGAAAGCCTGAAGGCCCTAAACATCAGCCATCACCATCAACAACACCAAAggtcaaaccaccaaaatcaAAGAGCACTTGCCCTAGAGATGCCTTAAAGTTGCAAGCATGTGCGAATGTGCTGAACTTGGCGAAAGTTCTAATCGGTGAAAAAGAGAAGGCCACTTGCTGCAGCCTCATTGATGGCCTTGTTGATCTGGAAGCTGCTGTTTGCCTTTGCACTAGAGTCAAAGCTGATCTCTTGGGCCTCATCAAATTGGACATTCCTGTTGCTGTGGAGATCTTGCTCAATGAATGCAATAGGAAGGTTGCTGAAAAATTCAAGTGTCCATCCTACTAA